The following are encoded together in the Lactuca sativa cultivar Salinas chromosome 1, Lsat_Salinas_v11, whole genome shotgun sequence genome:
- the LOC111880124 gene encoding LOW QUALITY PROTEIN: protein ACCELERATED CELL DEATH 6 (The sequence of the model RefSeq protein was modified relative to this genomic sequence to represent the inferred CDS: inserted 3 bases in 3 codons; deleted 2 bases in 2 codons) has protein sequence RYEHTTYRFSSNKPPAAAATGHFKCPATTTGCSKSPATTAGCCKFPATTTTAAPNARQPPPAASNTPVPPIPPLPPRKLTTSQTFLRRPPLNLPCEDLISVREDYIDTCVPLYEASINGDWETAHRIITKRKELVRFSITVNGETALHIATSAQNTKFVEAIVGLMEEEDLELQNKSGNTALCLAAAAGNLQMTKIMVNKNKSLLTIAGSQKMMPLYMAALFGHHDTVSYLYDNSHKMDGDFWHPQDRNWVVLRCIEADLFDIALKILVDLPELAKSGSLLGVLARKPYAFEVKKPHFYKKIFNSIRVKRGPKEKETDAMKLLKLNWKNIMKLPTVDVDNLLRGPKDMIMKDGKSILQLDKNGNPTYSSRILFVAAEMGNTKFVVELIRLYPDLIWKQNDNSQSIXHVAVSHRHESIYNLLYEIGSMKDQITPLKDSDGNNMLHLVGKYAPKNRLQDVTGVAFQMQRELLWFKEVERMIPPSYRERKNTAGLTPRELFTKNHKDLVSKGEDWMKGTANQSMVVAALIATIVFGVAFAIPGGYDQNTGYPMFMKKEIFIAFVISDAISLIFSAAXILMFLSILTSRYAEQDFLISLPQKLMMGLATLFLSIMTMMIAFSFSFFVLYKDHLIWVPILISVVAAIPVIMYAXLQYPLLVDVYGSIYVLGISLSRRKRMLYNQQPKF, from the exons AGATATGAGCACACCACCTACAGGTTTAGCTCCAACAAGCCACCAGCAGCCGCAGCAACCGGCCATTTCAAATGCCCAGCAACCACCACCGGCTGCTCCAAATCCCCAGCAACCACCGCCGGCTGCTGTAAATTTCCGGCAACCACCACCACCGCTGCTCCAAATGCCCGGCAACCACCACCTGCTGCTTCTAATACTCCAGTGCCACCAATTCCCCCACTACCACCACGGAAATTAACTACTTCACAAACTTTCCTACGCCGACCACCACTCAATCTCCCTTGTGAAGATCTAATTTCTG TAAGAGAAGACTACATCGATACTTGTGTTCCTCTATACGAAGCTTCAATTAATGGAGATTGGGAAACTGCACACCGCATCATCACAAAACGAAAAGAGCTCGTACGATTTAGCATCACTGTTAATGGTGAAACTGCACTTCACATTGCAACATCAGCCCAAAACACCAAGTTTGTTGAAGCTATTGTCGGATTGATGGAAGAAGAAGACTTGGAGCTTCAAAATAAGAGTGGGAATACAGCTTTGTGTTTGGCAGCTGCAGCTGGAAACCTCCAAATGACTAAAATTATGGTGAATAAGAACAAGAGCCTGTTGACCATAGCTGGTAGTCAAAAAATGATGCCCCTTTACATGGCTGCATTATTTGGGCACCATGACACTGTGAGTTATCTGTATGATAATTCTCATAAAATGGATGGTGATTTTTGG CACCCTCAAGATCGAAATTGGGTCGTTTTAAGATGCATTGAGGCTGATCTTTTTG ATATCGCACTGAAGATATTGGTTGACCTTCCAGAACTTGCAAAAAGTGGGAGTTTACTTGGAGTTTTGGCTCGAAAGCCTTATGCCTTCGAGGTTAAAAAAccgcatttttataaaaaaatcttcAACTCAA TTCGTGTGAAGAGGGGACCTAAAGAAAAGGAAACTGACGCCATGAAGTTACTAAAACTGAATTGGAAAAATATTATGAAACTGCCTACAGTTGACGTTGATAACTTACTCAGAGGCCCCAAAGACATGATCATGAAAGATGGAAAGTCAATCCTACAGCTTGACAAGAATGGCAATCCAACGTATTCTTCTAGAATACTGTTTGTTGCTGCAGAAATGGGGAACACTAAATTTGTGGTGGAGCTTATTCGGTTATATCCTGATCTTATATGGAAGCAAAATGATAATAGCCAAAGCA TTCATGTTGCTGTCTCTCATCGTCATGAGAGCATCTACAATTTATTATATGAGATAGGCTCAATGAAGGATCAGATAACTCCTCTTAAAGATTCAGACGGAAATAATATGCTTCATTTGGTTGGGAAGTATGCACCTAAAAACCGACTTCAGGATGTCACAGGTGTCGCTTTTCAGATGCAACGAGAATTATTGTGGTTCAAG GAAGTAGAGCGTATGATCCCACCTTCTTATAGAGAAAGAAAGAATACAGCTGGCTTAACACCACGTGAGTTATTCACCAAGAACCATAAAGATCTAGTTTCCAAAGGTGAAGATTGGATGAAAGGAACAGCTAATCAGTCCATGGTGGTTGCTGCACTTATCGCCACCATAGTCTTTGGAGTTGCTTTTGCAATTCCTGGTGGGTATGACCAAAACACTGGTTATCCTATGTTTATGAAAAAAGAAATCTTCATTGCATTTGTCATATCAGATGCTATCTCTTTAATCTTCTCTGCAG TCATCCTCATGTTCTTATCCATTCTAACATCTCGTTATGCTGAACAAGATTTCTTAATATCATTACCCCAAAAACTCATGATGGGTCTAGCAACACTTTTCCTTTCTATAATGACCATGATGATTGCTTTTAGCTTCAGCTTTTTTGTGCTTTATAAGGACCACTTGATATGG GTGCCAATCCTTATCAGTGTAGTTGCTGCTATACCGGTCATTATGTATG AACTGCAGTATCCTCTTCTGGTGGATGTATATGGCTCAATATATGTTCTAGGTATATCTTTAAGCCGAAGAAAACGTATGCTTTACAATCAGCAGCCAAAGTTCTAA